A stretch of Saccharothrix texasensis DNA encodes these proteins:
- a CDS encoding DUF4097 family beta strand repeat-containing protein: MPSFATPGPITATVVVAGAGVRVNASDRTDTSVLVAPVDPTSESDVEVAGGTKVAFAGGHLSVKTTVSGRGAGSVAITIDLPAGSGLVTYLANSTVRADGSFGECELHTASSRVELDRVEALRATISAGEVAVGHVAGHVDIEGSVVEARIDEVRGTVRCSTSGGRTWIGHAAADLDLSSGSGGFDVDRADGGVTAKTGSGAIRIGRLTRGRAELTNHSGDIEVGVGEGVAALVDAESKRGAVRDSLSSRDDLAATGDEVTVHARTRHGDIIVQRAAG; the protein is encoded by the coding sequence ATGCCTTCTTTCGCCACTCCCGGTCCCATCACCGCCACCGTCGTCGTCGCCGGCGCCGGGGTGCGGGTCAACGCGAGCGATCGGACCGACACCTCGGTGCTGGTCGCACCCGTCGACCCGACCAGCGAGTCGGACGTCGAGGTGGCCGGTGGGACGAAGGTCGCCTTCGCCGGCGGGCACCTGTCGGTCAAGACCACCGTTTCCGGGCGCGGAGCCGGGTCCGTGGCCATCACGATCGACCTGCCCGCCGGTTCCGGCCTCGTCACCTACCTGGCGAACTCCACCGTCCGGGCCGACGGCTCGTTCGGCGAGTGCGAGCTGCACACGGCGTCGAGCCGGGTCGAGCTGGACCGCGTCGAGGCGCTGCGGGCGACCATCTCGGCCGGCGAGGTCGCGGTCGGCCACGTCGCCGGCCACGTCGACATCGAGGGCAGCGTGGTCGAGGCGCGGATCGACGAGGTCCGCGGCACGGTCAGGTGCTCGACCTCGGGCGGCCGGACGTGGATCGGCCACGCCGCGGCCGACCTCGACCTCAGCAGCGGCAGCGGCGGGTTCGACGTCGACCGCGCCGACGGCGGCGTCACCGCCAAGACCGGCAGCGGCGCCATCCGGATCGGCCGGTTGACCCGCGGTCGGGCGGAGCTGACGAACCACTCGGGCGACATCGAGGTCGGCGTCGGCGAGGGCGTCGCGGCCCTGGTGGACGCCGAGAGCAAGCGGGGCGCGGTGCGCGACTCGCTGTCCTCGCGGGACGACCTGGCCGCCACCGGCGACGAGGTCACCGTCCACGCCCGCACGCGGCACGGCGACATCATCGTCCAGCGTGCGGCGGGCTGA
- a CDS encoding cytochrome P450 family protein — protein sequence MAARGPATLVELPGQVPAWAVTRQETLRELLGDPRVSKDPRQHWPAFSNGELPADWPLHLWVSVQNMFTAYGGDHRRLRSLVSKAFTPRRVAAMRPWIEQITEQLLDRLDAAEQPVDLREGFAYPIPIEVICQLFGVPAGARSRLRKVVDGVFDTSVTAEAAQANVVQLYGIMHELVAAKRETPGDDLTSGLIAVSEDDGSKLDEAELVDTLILMISAGYETTVNLLDQAITALLTHPEQLAAVRAGTSGWMDVIEETLRWQAPIANLPLRYAVEDIEVGGVPIRKGEAILAGYAAAGRDRSVHGDTADEFDITRADKTHLAFGHGVHYCLGSPLARMEAEIALPALFARFPAMELAVAPHELEPSQSFISNGHRSLPVRLK from the coding sequence ATCGCCGCGCGAGGCCCGGCGACCCTGGTGGAGCTCCCTGGCCAGGTTCCTGCGTGGGCGGTGACCCGCCAGGAGACATTACGCGAGCTGCTCGGTGATCCCCGGGTCTCGAAGGACCCCCGGCAGCACTGGCCCGCGTTCAGCAACGGCGAGCTGCCCGCGGACTGGCCGCTGCACCTGTGGGTGTCGGTGCAGAACATGTTCACCGCCTACGGCGGCGACCACCGGCGCCTCCGTTCCCTGGTGTCCAAGGCGTTCACGCCGCGGCGGGTGGCGGCGATGCGACCGTGGATCGAGCAGATCACCGAGCAGCTGCTGGACCGGCTCGACGCGGCGGAGCAGCCGGTCGACCTCCGGGAGGGCTTCGCCTACCCCATCCCGATCGAGGTGATCTGCCAGCTGTTCGGCGTGCCCGCCGGGGCGCGGTCGCGGCTGCGGAAGGTGGTCGACGGGGTCTTCGACACCTCGGTCACGGCCGAGGCGGCGCAGGCGAACGTCGTGCAGCTGTACGGGATCATGCACGAGCTGGTCGCGGCGAAGCGGGAAACGCCCGGTGACGACCTGACCAGCGGCCTGATCGCGGTGAGCGAGGACGACGGCTCGAAGCTGGACGAGGCCGAGCTCGTCGACACCCTGATCCTGATGATCTCGGCGGGCTACGAGACCACGGTGAACCTGCTCGACCAGGCGATCACCGCCCTGCTGACCCACCCCGAGCAGCTGGCCGCGGTGCGCGCGGGCACCAGCGGCTGGATGGACGTGATCGAGGAGACCCTGCGCTGGCAGGCCCCGATCGCCAACCTGCCGCTGCGCTACGCCGTGGAGGACATCGAGGTCGGCGGTGTCCCGATCCGCAAGGGCGAGGCGATCCTGGCGGGTTACGCGGCGGCGGGCCGTGACCGGTCGGTGCACGGCGACACCGCCGACGAGTTCGACATCACCAGGGCCGACAAGACCCACCTGGCGTTCGGCCACGGCGTCCACTACTGCCTGGGCTCCCCCTTGGCGCGGATGGAGGCGGAGATCGCCCTCCCCGCCCTGTTCGCCCGGTTCCCGGCGATGGAGCTGGCGGTCGCGCCGCACGAGCTGGAGCCGAGCCAGTCCTTCATCTCCAACGGTCACCGCTCCCTGCCGGTGCGGCTGAAGTGA
- a CDS encoding DUF742 domain-containing protein — translation MSGASGGRRLRGLVRPYVVTGGRAHASRNTFDAVTVVIATREKVSGLSPEKKRLMELCRGGALSVAEIAAHLSLPMSVTKVLLSDLVDSGHIATHAAVSHTARPDMKLLKDVLDGLRARL, via the coding sequence GTGAGCGGCGCGAGCGGCGGGAGGCGACTGCGGGGGCTGGTGCGACCGTACGTCGTGACCGGCGGCCGAGCACACGCCAGCCGCAACACCTTCGACGCGGTCACGGTCGTGATCGCGACCCGCGAGAAGGTCTCCGGGTTGTCGCCGGAGAAGAAGCGGCTGATGGAGCTGTGCCGGGGCGGCGCGCTGTCGGTCGCCGAGATCGCCGCGCACCTCTCGCTGCCGATGAGCGTGACCAAGGTGCTGCTGTCCGACCTGGTCGACAGCGGTCACATCGCCACGCACGCCGCGGTCTCGCACACCGCCCGCCCGGACATGAAGCTGCTGAAGGACGTGCTCGATGGCCTCCGTGCTCGCCTCTGA
- a CDS encoding GTP-binding protein, producing the protein MASVLASDGVYLRDTVRTTVKLLVVGPFAVGKTTFVGTLSEIRPLRTEETMTQAGALVDDLAGVDDKSTTTVALDFGRLTLTDELVLYLFGAPGQQRFTPIWKDIALGALGALVLTDTRRLEQSFEVMGLLEELRIPYAVAVNSFDGAPAFPGEELRDALDLLPETPLMFCDARDVTSSTQALVTLVEYLLTRNQENA; encoded by the coding sequence ATGGCCTCCGTGCTCGCCTCTGACGGCGTCTACCTGCGCGACACCGTGCGGACGACGGTGAAACTGCTGGTCGTCGGTCCGTTCGCGGTCGGCAAGACCACCTTCGTCGGCACCCTCTCGGAGATCCGCCCGCTGCGCACCGAGGAGACGATGACGCAGGCCGGCGCCCTCGTCGACGACCTCGCCGGGGTGGACGACAAGAGCACCACCACGGTCGCGCTCGACTTCGGCCGGCTGACGCTCACCGACGAGCTGGTGCTCTACCTGTTCGGCGCGCCCGGCCAGCAGCGGTTCACCCCGATCTGGAAGGACATCGCGCTCGGCGCGCTCGGCGCGCTCGTGCTCACCGACACCCGACGCCTCGAGCAGTCGTTCGAGGTCATGGGTCTGCTGGAGGAGCTCCGCATCCCGTACGCGGTGGCGGTCAACTCCTTCGACGGCGCGCCCGCGTTCCCCGGCGAGGAGCTGCGGGACGCGCTGGACCTGCTGCCCGAGACCCCGCTCATGTTCTGCGACGCCCGCGACGTGACGTCGTCCACGCAGGCACTCGTCACCCTCGTCGAGTACTTGTTAACCCGCAACCAGGAGAACGCGTGA
- a CDS encoding glycosyltransferase family 2 protein: protein MPTVSVITAAYGPSAHHLAETARGVRAQQLPPGWSLEWVVQEDGERPVLADALGAQAEYGHNGTRLGIAATRNLALARATGALVQNLDHDDVLLPHALATLIRRFEEHPIHWAVGAADDLLEDGARRSWDSAMPFGLLPAGDVNRWAERHGGNWPVHGGGLMVRADTLRAIGGWTGIPVDDDLAALVAVSELTDGWNDPTVTWLYRKHPAQTTRNSHYPGLEDTGRRIALQRAKALRNAGLALTAAPSFDGGGTDVRVGPNIKPAPTG from the coding sequence ATGCCCACGGTCTCCGTCATCACCGCCGCCTACGGCCCGAGCGCCCACCACCTCGCCGAGACCGCGCGCGGCGTGCGGGCGCAACAGCTGCCGCCGGGCTGGTCGCTGGAGTGGGTCGTCCAGGAGGACGGCGAGCGCCCGGTCCTGGCCGACGCGCTCGGCGCACAGGCCGAGTACGGCCACAACGGCACCCGGCTGGGCATCGCCGCCACCCGCAACCTCGCCCTGGCCCGCGCCACCGGCGCGCTGGTCCAGAACCTCGACCACGACGACGTGCTGCTGCCCCACGCCCTCGCCACCCTCATCCGCCGCTTCGAGGAGCACCCGATCCACTGGGCGGTCGGCGCGGCCGACGACCTCCTCGAGGACGGCGCCCGCCGGTCCTGGGACTCCGCGATGCCCTTCGGCCTGCTGCCCGCCGGCGACGTCAACCGGTGGGCCGAGCGGCACGGCGGGAACTGGCCCGTGCACGGCGGCGGCCTCATGGTGCGCGCCGACACCCTCCGCGCCATCGGCGGCTGGACCGGCATCCCGGTGGACGACGACCTCGCCGCCCTCGTGGCGGTCTCCGAGCTCACCGACGGCTGGAACGACCCCACCGTCACCTGGCTCTACCGCAAGCACCCGGCCCAGACCACGCGCAACTCCCACTACCCGGGGCTGGAGGACACCGGCCGCCGCATCGCGCTGCAACGCGCCAAGGCGCTCCGCAACGCCGGGCTCGCCCTCACCGCGGCGCCCTCGTTCGACGGCGGCGGCACGGACGTCCGAGTGGGGCCGAACATCAAGCCGGCCCCGACCGGCTAG
- a CDS encoding BTAD domain-containing putative transcriptional regulator, whose amino-acid sequence MQIGTLGPFEVRTDDGVSVDVPGARLRGLLIALALEPGQVVPKTSLVDWIWGENPPADATNALQRLVSRLRKVLPEGVVEGQPNGYRLLVAPDAVDAVRFERLVTRARGEEAPQRVRLLREALALWRGAAMQDVGLQDSEAFDAAVTRLDGLRLTAAEDRFDAEVGLGADVVPELTDLAAAHPMRERFAVALMRALIAAGRDTEALLVYERTREALADALGVDPSPELSALHVALLRGEVSRREEDRRTNLRAELTSFVGKDADVAVVRGLVAGQRLTTLIGPGGSGKTRLATETARTLLDDLPDGAWLVELAAIGADGDVAQAALAGLGLRDALLGDTPNAEPTDRLVAALRDREALLVLDNCEHVIESAAAFAHRVLGECRRLRILATSREPLGITGEALWLVEPLGVPEEGAGADEVEASPAVRLLRDRASAVRKDLTVDADARSTMVRICRALDGMPLAIELAAARLRTMTLDQFANRLDDRFRLLTGGSRTALPRHRTLRAMVDWSWELLTDAERIVLRRLSVFAGGASLEAAERVCADDAVEPDEVLELLTTLAEKSLLVAAGDGAPRYRMLGTIKEYAAQRLAEAGEADLARHAHLAYFTELAETAEPRLRRADQLTWLAVLKAEHDNIGAAMRGALAAGEAAGAMRLAAGAGWYWWLAGHKSEGVELILAATGTPGDVADDVRAMVYSLMTMFVNSGLGDEHQAAEWIHKAYEHSRRVERSNPILALVVPLEHMLREPGAFLPSWEPLLDNEDPWVRALARLHLGKMRIVLGHGGRDADEYLETALSEFRAIGERFGISFALTSLADRIATRGEFAAACEHYEQAIAVVAEIGATEDVIRMRSRQAQLYWLMGDEDAGEAAMAEAQRAAAGVTWPDALAELALAKAALARWTGDAEEARRQLDTATASLGANAERAHIRAITHDLLGYLADDLAESRAHREAACQAVSEAGHPTTTALVLVGIADLALRQDRPELAVRLLAASAAVGGLQDRAHPDVARIEERARGRLGDARFAEAAREGAGTSWSELARAALAP is encoded by the coding sequence GTGCAGATCGGGACGCTGGGGCCATTCGAGGTTCGCACCGACGACGGCGTCTCGGTCGACGTGCCGGGCGCGCGGTTGCGCGGGTTGTTGATCGCCCTCGCGCTCGAACCGGGCCAGGTGGTCCCGAAGACGTCGCTGGTCGACTGGATCTGGGGCGAGAACCCGCCCGCCGACGCGACGAACGCCTTGCAGCGCTTGGTCTCCCGGCTGCGGAAGGTGCTGCCGGAGGGTGTGGTCGAGGGGCAGCCGAACGGCTACCGCCTGCTGGTGGCGCCCGACGCCGTCGACGCCGTCCGGTTCGAGCGCCTCGTCACGCGGGCCCGCGGCGAAGAGGCGCCGCAGCGGGTGCGGCTGCTGCGCGAGGCCCTGGCGCTGTGGCGCGGCGCGGCCATGCAGGACGTAGGCCTGCAGGACAGCGAGGCGTTCGACGCGGCCGTCACCCGGCTCGACGGGCTGCGCCTGACCGCCGCGGAGGACCGGTTCGACGCGGAGGTGGGGCTCGGCGCGGACGTCGTCCCGGAGCTGACCGACCTGGCCGCCGCCCACCCGATGCGGGAGCGGTTCGCCGTCGCGCTGATGCGCGCCCTCATCGCGGCCGGCCGCGACACCGAGGCGCTGCTCGTCTACGAGCGCACGCGGGAAGCCCTGGCCGACGCGCTCGGCGTCGACCCGTCACCGGAGCTGTCCGCGCTGCACGTGGCGCTGCTGCGCGGCGAGGTGAGCCGGCGCGAGGAGGACCGCAGGACCAACCTGCGCGCCGAGCTGACCAGCTTCGTCGGCAAGGACGCCGACGTGGCCGTGGTCCGCGGGCTCGTCGCCGGGCAGCGGCTCACCACCCTGATCGGGCCGGGCGGCTCGGGGAAGACCCGGCTGGCCACCGAGACCGCGCGCACGCTGCTCGACGACCTGCCGGACGGCGCCTGGCTGGTAGAGCTCGCGGCCATCGGCGCGGACGGCGACGTGGCGCAGGCGGCGCTCGCCGGGCTCGGCCTGCGGGACGCCCTGCTCGGCGACACCCCGAACGCGGAGCCGACGGACCGGCTCGTCGCCGCGCTCCGCGACCGGGAGGCGCTGCTGGTCCTGGACAACTGCGAGCACGTGATCGAGTCGGCGGCCGCGTTCGCGCACCGGGTGCTCGGCGAGTGCCGGCGGCTGCGAATCCTGGCCACCAGCCGGGAGCCGCTCGGCATCACCGGCGAGGCGCTGTGGCTCGTCGAGCCGCTCGGCGTGCCGGAGGAGGGCGCCGGCGCGGACGAGGTCGAGGCGTCGCCCGCCGTCCGGCTGCTGCGGGACCGGGCGAGCGCGGTGCGCAAGGACCTCACGGTCGACGCCGACGCGAGGTCGACCATGGTGCGGATCTGCCGGGCGCTGGACGGGATGCCGCTGGCGATCGAGCTGGCCGCGGCCAGGTTGCGCACCATGACCCTCGACCAGTTCGCCAACCGGCTCGACGACCGGTTCCGGCTGCTGACCGGCGGCAGCCGCACCGCGCTGCCGCGGCACCGCACGCTGCGCGCGATGGTGGACTGGAGCTGGGAGCTGCTCACCGACGCGGAGCGGATCGTGCTGCGCAGGCTCTCCGTGTTCGCGGGCGGCGCGAGCCTGGAGGCGGCCGAGCGGGTCTGCGCCGACGACGCGGTCGAGCCGGACGAGGTGCTCGAACTGCTCACCACGTTGGCCGAGAAGTCGTTGCTGGTCGCGGCGGGCGACGGCGCGCCGCGCTACCGGATGCTCGGCACGATCAAGGAGTACGCCGCCCAGCGCCTCGCGGAGGCGGGCGAAGCGGACCTGGCGCGCCACGCGCACCTCGCCTACTTCACCGAGCTGGCCGAGACCGCGGAACCCCGGCTCCGCCGCGCCGACCAGCTGACGTGGCTCGCCGTGCTCAAGGCCGAGCACGACAACATCGGCGCCGCGATGCGGGGCGCGCTGGCGGCAGGCGAGGCGGCCGGCGCGATGCGGCTCGCGGCGGGCGCCGGCTGGTACTGGTGGCTGGCCGGGCACAAGTCCGAGGGCGTGGAGCTGATCCTCGCGGCCACCGGCACGCCCGGCGACGTGGCGGACGACGTCCGGGCCATGGTCTACAGCCTCATGACGATGTTCGTGAACTCCGGCCTCGGCGACGAGCACCAGGCGGCGGAGTGGATCCACAAGGCGTACGAGCACAGCCGGCGGGTCGAGCGGAGCAACCCGATCCTGGCGCTGGTCGTCCCGCTGGAACACATGCTGCGCGAGCCGGGCGCGTTCCTGCCCTCGTGGGAACCGTTGCTGGACAACGAAGACCCGTGGGTGCGGGCGCTGGCCCGGCTGCACCTGGGCAAGATGCGGATCGTCCTCGGGCACGGCGGCCGTGACGCGGACGAGTACCTCGAGACCGCGCTGAGCGAGTTCCGGGCCATCGGCGAGCGGTTCGGCATCTCGTTCGCCCTGACGTCGTTGGCCGACCGCATCGCCACGCGCGGCGAGTTCGCCGCCGCGTGCGAGCACTACGAGCAGGCGATCGCGGTCGTCGCCGAGATCGGCGCGACCGAGGACGTCATCCGGATGCGGTCGCGGCAGGCGCAGCTGTACTGGCTGATGGGCGACGAGGACGCCGGCGAGGCCGCGATGGCCGAGGCGCAGCGGGCCGCGGCAGGGGTCACCTGGCCGGACGCGCTGGCCGAGCTGGCGCTGGCGAAGGCGGCGCTCGCCCGGTGGACCGGTGACGCCGAGGAGGCACGCCGGCAGCTCGACACCGCGACGGCTTCGTTGGGCGCCAACGCGGAACGGGCGCACATCCGCGCGATCACCCACGACCTGCTCGGCTACCTCGCCGACGACCTGGCCGAGTCCCGGGCCCACCGCGAAGCGGCCTGCCAGGCGGTGTCGGAGGCGGGGCACCCGACCACGACCGCGCTGGTCCTCGTCGGGATCGCGGACCTGGCGCTGCGCCAGGACCGGCCCGAGCTGGCGGTCCGCCTGCTCGCGGCGAGCGCCGCCGTGGGCGGGCTCCAGGACCGCGCCCACCCGGACGTGGCGCGGATCGAGGAGAGAGCGCGCGGCCGCCTCGGCGACGCGCGGTTCGCCGAGGCGGCTCGGGAGGGCGCGGGGACGAGCTGGTCCGAACTGGCGCGAGCCGCGCTCGCCCCCTGA
- a CDS encoding roadblock/LC7 domain-containing protein, protein MNTLGWMLDDALTMPETRHAVLLSADGLLMAHSAGIDRDDAERHAAAMSALQALARATAEFCGQTSADWRQTVSEFAGGYVFLAAAGPGAYLAVSAGARVDMEAVSFRIQELVQRLGKELTSPPRQAERTSPPQREAGSPA, encoded by the coding sequence ATGAACACTTTGGGTTGGATGCTCGACGACGCCTTGACGATGCCGGAGACGCGGCACGCCGTCCTGCTCTCGGCCGACGGGCTGCTGATGGCGCACTCCGCCGGCATCGACCGGGACGACGCGGAACGGCACGCCGCCGCGATGTCCGCGCTGCAGGCGCTGGCCCGCGCCACCGCCGAGTTCTGCGGGCAGACCAGCGCGGACTGGCGCCAGACGGTCAGCGAGTTCGCCGGCGGCTACGTGTTCCTGGCCGCCGCCGGGCCGGGCGCCTACCTGGCCGTGTCGGCGGGCGCGCGGGTCGACATGGAGGCGGTGTCCTTCCGGATCCAGGAGCTGGTCCAACGGCTGGGCAAGGAGCTGACCAGCCCGCCCAGGCAGGCCGAGCGGACGAGCCCGCCGCAGCGCGAGGCAGGCAGCCCGGCGTGA
- a CDS encoding ATP-binding protein, producing MDQQTLAVAFWFLLAIVLIVVFLLVRQRRTTRALQIRAEEAEARERSRAEEERHLVDARLPALAESLNHRPVEVPGPRHPRVAEAHEPVFALFADSVRQAGARGEQSARATLKAMMRAVQSLSNEQQVAISAMQERHDDPDVLAGLMRIDHMNSQLNRRAQATAVLCGSWPGQQRSASSLTDVARGATSRIRDYLRVNVPAESDVAVVSRAVEPIVLTVAELLDNGARHSPPNTSVEVNFQQAHNGMVVMIDDGGVGMTVEELHRAARLLAGDGGNDINRLGDPPQVGFAVIGVLAKRYGFRVSVDTRSPYGGVRAVVFLPNELLTRVSKPTMPDHAVALPPERAPVAPAPPAELERTPGGLPRRRRTQTVDQAAPPQAPTVPAPADQRIATGLAAWKRGTDSGRATTPPPVAEGNTQA from the coding sequence ATGGACCAACAAACACTCGCGGTGGCGTTCTGGTTCCTGCTCGCCATCGTGCTGATCGTCGTGTTCCTGCTGGTACGCCAACGACGGACCACCCGCGCGTTACAGATCCGGGCCGAGGAGGCCGAGGCGCGGGAACGCAGCCGCGCCGAGGAGGAGCGGCACCTGGTCGACGCCCGGCTGCCCGCGCTGGCGGAGTCGCTGAACCACCGGCCCGTCGAGGTGCCCGGACCCCGGCACCCCCGGGTCGCCGAGGCGCACGAGCCGGTGTTCGCCCTGTTCGCGGACTCCGTCCGGCAGGCGGGCGCCCGCGGCGAGCAGTCGGCCCGCGCCACGCTCAAGGCCATGATGCGCGCGGTGCAGAGCCTGTCCAACGAGCAGCAGGTCGCGATCTCGGCCATGCAGGAGCGGCACGACGACCCGGACGTGCTGGCCGGGCTGATGCGCATCGACCACATGAACTCCCAGCTCAACCGCCGGGCCCAGGCCACGGCGGTGCTCTGCGGCTCCTGGCCGGGGCAGCAGCGGTCGGCGTCGTCGCTGACCGACGTGGCGCGCGGCGCCACCTCCCGGATCCGCGACTACCTGCGGGTCAACGTGCCGGCCGAGTCCGACGTCGCGGTGGTCAGCCGCGCGGTCGAGCCCATCGTGCTGACCGTGGCGGAGCTGCTCGACAACGGCGCGCGGCACTCGCCGCCCAACACCAGCGTCGAGGTCAACTTCCAGCAGGCGCACAACGGCATGGTCGTGATGATCGACGACGGCGGCGTCGGCATGACCGTCGAGGAGCTGCACCGCGCGGCCCGCCTGCTGGCCGGCGACGGCGGCAACGACATCAACCGGCTCGGCGACCCGCCTCAGGTCGGCTTCGCCGTCATCGGCGTGCTGGCCAAGCGCTACGGCTTCCGCGTCTCGGTGGACACGCGCTCGCCCTACGGCGGTGTGCGCGCGGTCGTGTTCCTGCCGAACGAGCTGCTCACCCGGGTCAGCAAGCCGACCATGCCCGACCACGCCGTGGCGCTGCCGCCCGAGCGGGCGCCGGTCGCCCCGGCGCCGCCCGCCGAGCTGGAACGCACCCCTGGCGGCCTGCCCCGGCGACGGCGGACGCAGACCGTCGACCAGGCCGCGCCGCCGCAGGCCCCGACCGTCCCGGCGCCGGCCGACCAGCGGATCGCGACCGGGCTGGCCGCCTGGAAGCGCGGCACCGACTCCGGCCGGGCCACCACGCCGCCGCCTGTCGCTGAAGGGAACACCCAGGCATGA
- a CDS encoding cytochrome P450: MTSQAAPGQACPAHQGRMPLHGPEFAADPAATYQALRAHGPVAPVELAPGVPANLVVGYTAALDVLRNPSAFPRDPRRWQAKMPPDSPVLPMMMYRPNCLFTDGAQHARLRAVVTDSLARVDPNALRAQVEQTADRLISRFAGKGEADLLGEYAKLLPLMMFNHLYGCPPELGDRLVVAMRNIFDMIDPEQANVELTQCMVELVTLKRERPDHDMPSWMMAHPARLNDEELIHQLVLLMGAGTEPEQNLIANGIRLLLADDRFAGDLSGGSMPVEEALDEVLWTDPPMANYSASYPVEDVDFAGVRLPAAEPVVISFAAANNDPALAGQQRSGNRAHLAWSAGVHSCPAQQPARLIASVAMEKILDALPDMRLAVPADELVWRPGPFHRALTALPVRFTPVAVPAQPDESPGDTRWNVQPTPSSSTPPAVTSTPSPQPSPREARRPWWSSLARFLRGR, from the coding sequence GTGACCTCGCAAGCCGCCCCCGGGCAGGCATGTCCCGCACACCAAGGCCGGATGCCGCTGCACGGCCCCGAGTTCGCCGCCGACCCGGCCGCGACGTACCAGGCGCTGCGCGCGCACGGGCCCGTCGCGCCGGTCGAGCTGGCGCCCGGTGTGCCCGCCAACCTCGTCGTCGGCTACACCGCCGCGCTGGACGTCCTGCGCAACCCCAGCGCGTTCCCGCGCGACCCGCGCCGGTGGCAGGCGAAGATGCCGCCGGACTCCCCCGTGCTGCCGATGATGATGTACCGGCCGAACTGCCTGTTCACCGACGGCGCCCAGCACGCCCGGCTGCGCGCCGTGGTCACCGACAGCCTCGCCCGGGTCGACCCGAACGCGCTGCGCGCCCAGGTCGAGCAGACCGCGGACCGGCTGATCTCGCGGTTCGCCGGCAAGGGCGAGGCCGACCTGCTCGGCGAGTACGCGAAGCTGCTGCCGCTGATGATGTTCAACCACCTGTACGGCTGCCCGCCGGAGCTCGGCGACCGGCTGGTCGTCGCCATGCGCAACATCTTCGACATGATCGACCCGGAGCAGGCCAACGTCGAGCTGACGCAGTGCATGGTGGAGCTGGTCACGCTCAAGCGTGAGCGGCCCGACCACGACATGCCCTCGTGGATGATGGCCCACCCGGCCAGGCTCAACGACGAGGAGCTGATCCACCAGCTCGTCCTGCTGATGGGCGCGGGCACCGAGCCCGAGCAGAACCTGATCGCCAACGGCATCCGGTTGCTGCTGGCCGACGACCGGTTCGCGGGCGACCTCTCCGGCGGCAGCATGCCGGTCGAGGAGGCGCTCGACGAGGTGCTGTGGACCGATCCGCCGATGGCGAACTACTCGGCCAGCTACCCGGTCGAGGACGTCGACTTCGCCGGTGTCCGGCTGCCCGCCGCCGAGCCGGTGGTGATCAGCTTCGCGGCGGCCAACAACGACCCCGCGCTGGCGGGCCAGCAGCGCTCCGGCAACCGGGCCCACCTCGCGTGGAGCGCGGGCGTCCACTCCTGCCCGGCGCAGCAGCCCGCGCGGCTGATCGCGTCGGTGGCGATGGAGAAGATCCTCGACGCCCTGCCCGACATGCGGTTGGCGGTCCCCGCCGACGAGCTGGTCTGGCGGCCCGGACCGTTCCACCGGGCACTGACCGCGCTCCCCGTGCGTTTCACCCCGGTAGCCGTGCCCGCCCAGCCCGACGAGTCACCTGGAGACACCCGTTGGAACGTGCAGCCGACCCCATCGTCCTCGACCCCACCGGCCGTGACCTCCACGCCGAGTCCGCAGCCATCGCCGCGCGAGGCCCGGCGACCCTGGTGGAGCTCCCTGGCCAGGTTCCTGCGTGGGCGGTGA